In one window of Sandaracinaceae bacterium DNA:
- a CDS encoding antibiotic biosynthesis monooxygenase, which translates to MSRFAPLPEPPYYAVIFANQAAQDDTADYPVTAARMVELAEQQPGFLGIESTRDAAGFGITVSYWRDEASIASWKAQVEHAAAREQGRARWYDRYTLRVAKIERAYGWSR; encoded by the coding sequence ATGAGCCGCTTCGCGCCCCTCCCGGAGCCCCCGTACTACGCCGTCATCTTTGCCAACCAAGCCGCGCAGGACGACACGGCGGACTACCCCGTCACGGCCGCCCGCATGGTCGAGCTGGCCGAACAGCAACCCGGCTTCCTGGGCATCGAGTCCACGCGCGACGCGGCGGGCTTCGGCATCACGGTGTCGTACTGGCGCGACGAGGCATCCATCGCGTCGTGGAAGGCGCAGGTGGAGCACGCTGCAGCCCGCGAGCAGGGCCGCGCGCGCTGGTACGACCGCTACACCCTGCGCGTCGCGAAGATCGAGCGCGCGTACGGCTGGTCGCGCTGA